A single window of Lynx canadensis isolate LIC74 chromosome C2, mLynCan4.pri.v2, whole genome shotgun sequence DNA harbors:
- the EIF4G1 gene encoding eukaryotic translation initiation factor 4 gamma 1 isoform X5, whose protein sequence is MMIPSQISYSASQGAYYIPGQGRSTYVVPTQQYPVQPGAPSFYPGASPTEFGTYAGAYYPAQGVQQFPTGVAPAPVLMNQPPQIAPKRERKTIRIRDPNQGGKDITEEIMSGARTASTPTPPQTGGGLEPQANGETPQVAVVVRPDDRSQGAVIGSRPGLPGPEHSPSESQPSSPCPTPSPPPILEPGSEPNLAVLSIPGDTVTTGMIQMSVEESTPMPRETREPYCLSPEPTPLAEPILEVEVTLSKPIPESEFSSSPLQVPTPLASHKVEILPEPNGMVSSEDLEPEVESSPEIAPLPPPACPSESPVPIAPTAQPEELLNGAPSPPAVDLSPVSEPQEQAKEVTASVAPPAVLSATPAMAPPAASPAQEEEMEEEEEDEEGETGDAEGEKGGEELLPQESTPVAAHLPQNLEAAAATQVAVSVPKRRRKIKELNKKEAVGDLLDAFKEVSPGVPEVENQPPVGTSPGLEPEGSSVPPRPEEADETWDSKEDKIHNAENIQPGEQKYEYKSDQWKPLNLEEKKRYDREFLLGFQFIFASMQKPEGLPHISDVVLDKANKTPLRPLDPARLQGINCGPDFTPSFANLGRPALSNRGPPRGGPGGELPRGPQAGLGPRRSQQGPRKEPRKIIATVLMTEDIKLNKAEKAWKPSSKRTAADKDRGEEDADGSKTQDLFRRVRSILNKLTPQMFQQLMKQVTQLAIDTEERLKGVIDLIFEKAISEPNFSVAYANMCRCLMALKVPTTEKPTVTVNFRKLLLNRCQKEFEKDKDDDEVFEKKQKEMDEAATAEERGRLKEELEEARDIARRRSLGNIKFIGELFKLKMLTEAIMHDCVVKLLKNHDEESLECLCRLLTTIGKDLDFEKAKPRMDQYFNQMEKIIKEKKTSSRIRFMLQDVLDLRRSNWVPRRGDQGPKTIDQIHKEAEMEEHWEHVKVQQLMAKGSDKRRGGPPGPPISRGLPLVDDGGWNTVPISKGSRPIDTSRLTKITKPGSIDSNNQLFAPGGRLSWGKGSSGGSGAKPSDAASEAARPATSTLNRFSALQQAVPTENTDSRRVVQRSSLSRERGEKAGDRGDRLERSERGSERGDRLDRSRTPATKRSFSKEVEERSRERPSQPEGLRKAASLTEDRDRGRDAVKREATLPPVSPPKAALSEEELEKKSKAIIEEYLHLNDMKEAVQCVQELASPSLLFIFVRHGIESTLERSTIAREHMGRLLHQLLFAGHLSTAQYYQGLYEILELAEDMEIDIPHVWLYLAELITPILQEGGVPMGELFREITKPLRPMGKAASLLLEILGLLCKSMGPKKVGMLWREAGLSWKEFLPEGQDVSAFVAEQKVEYTLGEESEAPGQRMLSSEELSKQLEKLLKEGSSNQRVFDWIEANLSEQQVASNTLVRALMTAVCYSAIIFETPLRVDVAVLKARAKLLQKYLCDEQKELQALYALQALVVTLEQPANLLRMFFDALYDEDVVKEDAFYSWESSKDPAEQQGKGVALKSVTAFFKWLREAEEEESDHN, encoded by the exons ATGATGATCCCTTCCCAGATTTCCTACTCAGCCTCCCAAGGGGCCTACTACATCCCTGGACAG ggGCGTTCCACATATGTTGTCCCGACACAGCAGTATCCTGtacagccaggagccccaagctTCTATCCGGGTGCAAGCCCTACAGAGTTTGGAACTTATG cTGGCGCCTACTACCCAGCCCAGGGTGTGCAGCAGTTTCCCACTGGTGTGGCCCCCGCCCCAGTTTTGATGAACCAGCCACCCCAGATTGCTCCCAAGAGGGAGCGGAAGACC atccGAATTCGAGATCCAAACCAAGGAGGGAAGGATATCACAGAGGAGATCATGTCTGGGGCCCGCACCGcctccacacccacccctccccag ACGGGAGGCGGTCTGGAGCCTCAAGCTAATGGGGAGACACCCCAGGTTGCTGTTGTTGTCCGGCCAG ATGACCGGTCCCAGGGAGCAGTCATTGGGAGCCGGCCGGGGCTGCCTGGCCCAGAGCACAGCCCTTCAGAATCCCAGCCTTCGTCACCTTGTCCGACCCCATCACCACCCCCAATCTTGGAACCGGGGTCTGAGCCTAATCTTGCAGTCCTCTCCATTCCTGGGGACACTGTGACAACGGGGATGATCCAGATGTCTGTAGAAGAATCCACCCCCATGCCCCGTGAAACTAGGGAGCCATATTGCCTCTCTCCAGAACCCACTCCCCTCGCCGAACCCATACTGGAAGTAGAAGTGACACTTAGCAAACCGATTCCAGAATCTGAGTTCTCTTCCAGTCCTCTCCAGGTTCCCACCCCCCTTGCATCTCACAAAGTGGAAATTCTGCCTGAACCTAACGGCATGGTCTCATCTGAGGATCTGGAACCAGAGGTTGAGTCGAGCCCAGAGATTGCTCCTCTCCCTCCGCCAGCTTGTCCTTCTGAATCCCCCGTGCCCATTGCTCCAACTGCCCAACCTGAGGAACTGCTCAACGGAGCCCCCTCGCCACCAGCTGTGGACTTAAGCCCAGTCAGTGAGCCACAGGAGCAGGCCAAGGAGGTTACAGCATCAGTGGCTCCCCCCGCCGTCCTCTCTGCCACTCCAGCTATGGCTCCTCCAGCTGCTTCCCCCGcccaggaggaggaaatggaggaagaggaagaagatgaagaaggagaAACAGGAGATGCTGAGggtgagaaaggaggagaggaactTCTTCCCCAAGAGAGCACCCCTGTTGCAGCCCACCTGCCTCAGAATTTGGAGGCAGCAGCAGCCACCCAAG TGGCAGTGTCTGTGCCAAAGAGGAGACGGAAAATTAAGGAGCTCAATAAGAAGGAGGCTGTAGGAGACCTTCTAGATGCCTTCAAGGAG GTGAGCCCAGGAGTACCAGAGGTGGAAAATCAGCCTCCTGTAGGCACCAGCCCTGGTCTGGAGCCTGAGGGCAGCAGTGTGCCCCCCCGGCCTGAGGAAGCAGATGAGACCTGGGACTCAAAGGAAGACAAAATTCACAATGCTGAGAACATCCAGCCAGGGGAGCAGAAGTATGAGTATAAGTCAG ATCAGTGGAAGCCTCTAAACCTTGAGGAGAAAAAGCGTTATGACCGTGAGTTCCTGCTTGGCTTTCAGTTTATCTTTGCCAGTATGCAGAAGCCAGAGGGATTGCCCCATATCAGCGATGTGGTGTTGGATAAG GCCAATAAAACACCACTACGGCCACTGGACCCCGCTAGACTTCAAGGCATAAATTGCGGCCCAGACTTCACTCCTTCCTTTGCCAACCTTGGCCGACCAGCCCTTAGCAACCGTGGGCCCCCAAGGGGTGGGCCAGGTGGGGAGCTGCCCCGAGGGCCG CAGGCTGGTCTGGGACCCCGGCGCTCTCAGCAGGGCCCCCGAAAGGAACCACGCAAGATCATTGCCACGGTGTTAATGACTGAAGATATAAAGTTGAACAAAGCAGAGAAAGCCTGGAAACCCAGCAGCAAGCGGACAGCTGCTGATAAGGATCGAGGGGAAGAGGATGCTGATGGCAGCAAAACCCAG GACCTGTTCCGCAGGGTGCGCTCCATACTGAATAAGCTGACACCCCAGATGTTCCAGCAGCTGATGAAGCAGGTGACACAGCTGGCCATCGACACTGAGGAACGCCTCAAAGGGGTCATTGACCTCATCTTCGAGAAGGCCATTTCAGAGCCCAACTTCTCTGTGGCCTATGCCAACATGTGCCGCTGCCTCATGGCG CTGAAAGTGCCCACTACAGAAAAGCCAACAGTGACTGTGAACTTCCGAAAACTGTTGTTGAATCGATGTCAGAAGGagtttgagaaagacaaagatgatGATGAGGTTTTTgagaagaagcaaaaagaaatggatgaagcTGCTACG GCAGAAGAACGAGGACGCCTGAAGGAAGAGTTGGAAGAGGCTCGAGACATAGCCCGGCGGCGCTCTTTAGGGAATATCAAGTTTATTGGGGAATTGTTTAAGCTGAAGATGTTAACGGAGGCAATAATGCATGACTGTGTGGTTAAACTACTTAAGAACCATGATGAAGAGTCTCTTGAATGCCTTTGTCGTCTGCTCACTACCATTGGCAAAGATCTGGACTTTGAAAAAGCCAAG CCCCGGATGGATCAGTATTTCAACCAGATGGAAAAAATCATTAAGGAAAAGAAGACTTCATCCCGAATCCGCTTTATGCTGCAAGACGTGCTGGATCTGCGACGG AGCAATTGGGTGCCACGTCGTGGGGACCAGGGTCCCAAGACCATTGACCAGATCCACAAGGAGGCTGAGATGGAGGAGCACTGGGAACATGTAAAAGTGCAGCAGCTAATGGCCAAGGGCAGCGACAAGCGTCGGGGTGGCCCTCCAGGCCCACCTATTA GCCGAGGCCTCCCCCTTGTGGATGATGGTGGCTGGAACACAGTCCCCATCAGCAAGGGCAGCCGCCCTATCGACACCTCACGGCTCACCAAGATCACAAAG cCCGGCTCCATTGATTCTAACAACCAGCTCTTTGCACCTGGTGGGCGATTGAGCTGGGGCAAGGGCAGCAGTGGAGGCTCAGGAGCCAAGCCCTCTGATGCAG CATCAGAAGCTGCTCGTCCAGCTACTAGTACCTTGAACCGCTTCTCAGCCCTTCAACAAGCAGTACCTACAGAAAATACAGATAGCAGACGTGTGGTACAGAG GAGTAGCTTGAGCCGGGAAAGAGGTGAGAAAGCCGGGGACCGGGGAGACCGCCTAGAGCGGAGTGAACGGGGAAGTGAGCGTGGAGACCGGCTCGATCGCTCTCGGACACCTGCCACCAAGCGGAGCTTCAGCAAGGAAGTGGAAGAACGGAGTAGAGAGCGGCCCTCCCAGCCTGAGGGACTGCGCAAGGCAGCTAGCCTCACGGAGGATCGGGACCGTGGGCGGGATGCTG tgaAGCGAGAAGCCACCCTGCCCCCGGTGAGTCCCCCAAAGGCTGCACTCTCTGAGGAAGAGCtggaaaagaaatccaaagccATTATCGAAGAATATCTCCATCTCAATGACATGAAG GAGGCAGTGCAGTGCGTACAGGAGCTGgcctcaccctccctgctcttCATCTTTGTGCGGCATGGCATCGAGTCAACACTGGAGCGCAGCACTATCGCTCGTGAGCATATGGGGCGGCTGCTGCACCAGCTGCTCTTTGCCGGGCACCTCTCCACTGCTCAGTACTACCAAGG TTTGTATGAAATCCTAGAATTGGCTGAAGACATGGAAATTGACATCCCCCATGTGTGGCTCTACCTAGCAGAACTCATAACGCCCATTCTGCAGGAAGGTGGAGTACCTATGGGGGAACTGTTCAG GGAGATTACAAAACCTCTGAGACCCATGGGCAAAGCTGCTTCTCTGTTGCTGGAGATCCTGGGGCTTCTGTGTAAAAGCATG GGTCCCAAAAAGGTGGGGATGCTGTGGCGAGAAGCTGGACTCAGCTGGAAAGAATTTCTACCTGAAGGCCAGGACGTCAGTGCGTTTGTCGCTGAACAG AAGGTGGAGTATACCTTGGGCGAGGAGTCTGAAGCCCCCGGCCAGAGGATGCTGTCCTCTGAGGAGCTGAGCAAACAGTTGGAGAAGCTGCTGAAGGAGGGCAGCAGTAACCAACGGGTGTTTGACTGGATAGAG GCCAACCTGAGTGAGCAGCAGGTAGCATCCAACACACTAGTTCGGGCCCTCATGACAGCTGTCTGCTATTCTGCAATTATCT TTGAGACGCCCCTCCGAGTGGATGTCGCGGTGCTGAAAGCTCGAGCGAAACTGCTACAGAAATACTTATGTGATGAACAGAAGGAGTTGCAAGCGCTCTACGCCCTCCAGGCCCTTGTAGTGACCTTAGAACAGCCCGCCA ACCTGCTTCGGATGTTCTTTGATGCGCTGTATGACGAGGATGTGGTGAAAGAGGATGCCTTCTACAGCTGGGAGAGTAGCAAGGACCCCGCTGAGCAACAGGGCAAGGGCGTAGCCCTTAAATCTGTCACAGCCTTCTTCAAGTGGCTTCGTGAAGCGGAGGAGGAGGAGTCTGACCACAACTGA
- the EIF4G1 gene encoding eukaryotic translation initiation factor 4 gamma 1 isoform X1, with product MNKAPQPTGPPPAPSPGLPQPAFPPGQTAPVVFSTPQATQMNTPSQPRQHFYPSRAQPPSSAASRVQSAAPARPGPAAHVYPAGSQVMMIPSQISYSASQGAYYIPGQGRSTYVVPTQQYPVQPGAPSFYPGASPTEFGTYAGAYYPAQGVQQFPTGVAPAPVLMNQPPQIAPKRERKTIRIRDPNQGGKDITEEIMSGARTASTPTPPQTGGGLEPQANGETPQVAVVVRPDDRSQGAVIGSRPGLPGPEHSPSESQPSSPCPTPSPPPILEPGSEPNLAVLSIPGDTVTTGMIQMSVEESTPMPRETREPYCLSPEPTPLAEPILEVEVTLSKPIPESEFSSSPLQVPTPLASHKVEILPEPNGMVSSEDLEPEVESSPEIAPLPPPACPSESPVPIAPTAQPEELLNGAPSPPAVDLSPVSEPQEQAKEVTASVAPPAVLSATPAMAPPAASPAQEEEMEEEEEDEEGETGDAEGEKGGEELLPQESTPVAAHLPQNLEAAAATQVAVSVPKRRRKIKELNKKEAVGDLLDAFKEVSPGVPEVENQPPVGTSPGLEPEGSSVPPRPEEADETWDSKEDKIHNAENIQPGEQKYEYKSDQWKPLNLEEKKRYDREFLLGFQFIFASMQKPEGLPHISDVVLDKANKTPLRPLDPARLQGINCGPDFTPSFANLGRPALSNRGPPRGGPGGELPRGPQAGLGPRRSQQGPRKEPRKIIATVLMTEDIKLNKAEKAWKPSSKRTAADKDRGEEDADGSKTQDLFRRVRSILNKLTPQMFQQLMKQVTQLAIDTEERLKGVIDLIFEKAISEPNFSVAYANMCRCLMALKVPTTEKPTVTVNFRKLLLNRCQKEFEKDKDDDEVFEKKQKEMDEAATAEERGRLKEELEEARDIARRRSLGNIKFIGELFKLKMLTEAIMHDCVVKLLKNHDEESLECLCRLLTTIGKDLDFEKAKPRMDQYFNQMEKIIKEKKTSSRIRFMLQDVLDLRRSNWVPRRGDQGPKTIDQIHKEAEMEEHWEHVKVQQLMAKGSDKRRGGPPGPPISRGLPLVDDGGWNTVPISKGSRPIDTSRLTKITKPGSIDSNNQLFAPGGRLSWGKGSSGGSGAKPSDAASEAARPATSTLNRFSALQQAVPTENTDSRRVVQRSSLSRERGEKAGDRGDRLERSERGSERGDRLDRSRTPATKRSFSKEVEERSRERPSQPEGLRKAASLTEDRDRGRDAVKREATLPPVSPPKAALSEEELEKKSKAIIEEYLHLNDMKEAVQCVQELASPSLLFIFVRHGIESTLERSTIAREHMGRLLHQLLFAGHLSTAQYYQGLYEILELAEDMEIDIPHVWLYLAELITPILQEGGVPMGELFREITKPLRPMGKAASLLLEILGLLCKSMGPKKVGMLWREAGLSWKEFLPEGQDVSAFVAEQKVEYTLGEESEAPGQRMLSSEELSKQLEKLLKEGSSNQRVFDWIEANLSEQQVASNTLVRALMTAVCYSAIIFETPLRVDVAVLKARAKLLQKYLCDEQKELQALYALQALVVTLEQPANLLRMFFDALYDEDVVKEDAFYSWESSKDPAEQQGKGVALKSVTAFFKWLREAEEEESDHN from the exons atgaacaaagcTCCACAGCCCACaggccccccacctgccccatccCCTGGACTCCCACAG CCAGCGTTTCCCCCGGGGCAGACAGCACCGGTGGTGTTCAGTACGCCACAAGCGACACAAATGAACACGCCTTCTCAGCCCCGCCAG CACTTCTACCCTAGCCGGGCCCAGCCCCCGAGCAGTGCAGCCTCCCGAGTGCAGAGTGCAGCCCCCGCCCGCCCTGGCCCAGCTGCTCATGTCTACCCTGCTGGATCCCAAGTAATGATGATCCCTTCCCAGATTTCCTACTCAGCCTCCCAAGGGGCCTACTACATCCCTGGACAG ggGCGTTCCACATATGTTGTCCCGACACAGCAGTATCCTGtacagccaggagccccaagctTCTATCCGGGTGCAAGCCCTACAGAGTTTGGAACTTATG cTGGCGCCTACTACCCAGCCCAGGGTGTGCAGCAGTTTCCCACTGGTGTGGCCCCCGCCCCAGTTTTGATGAACCAGCCACCCCAGATTGCTCCCAAGAGGGAGCGGAAGACC atccGAATTCGAGATCCAAACCAAGGAGGGAAGGATATCACAGAGGAGATCATGTCTGGGGCCCGCACCGcctccacacccacccctccccag ACGGGAGGCGGTCTGGAGCCTCAAGCTAATGGGGAGACACCCCAGGTTGCTGTTGTTGTCCGGCCAG ATGACCGGTCCCAGGGAGCAGTCATTGGGAGCCGGCCGGGGCTGCCTGGCCCAGAGCACAGCCCTTCAGAATCCCAGCCTTCGTCACCTTGTCCGACCCCATCACCACCCCCAATCTTGGAACCGGGGTCTGAGCCTAATCTTGCAGTCCTCTCCATTCCTGGGGACACTGTGACAACGGGGATGATCCAGATGTCTGTAGAAGAATCCACCCCCATGCCCCGTGAAACTAGGGAGCCATATTGCCTCTCTCCAGAACCCACTCCCCTCGCCGAACCCATACTGGAAGTAGAAGTGACACTTAGCAAACCGATTCCAGAATCTGAGTTCTCTTCCAGTCCTCTCCAGGTTCCCACCCCCCTTGCATCTCACAAAGTGGAAATTCTGCCTGAACCTAACGGCATGGTCTCATCTGAGGATCTGGAACCAGAGGTTGAGTCGAGCCCAGAGATTGCTCCTCTCCCTCCGCCAGCTTGTCCTTCTGAATCCCCCGTGCCCATTGCTCCAACTGCCCAACCTGAGGAACTGCTCAACGGAGCCCCCTCGCCACCAGCTGTGGACTTAAGCCCAGTCAGTGAGCCACAGGAGCAGGCCAAGGAGGTTACAGCATCAGTGGCTCCCCCCGCCGTCCTCTCTGCCACTCCAGCTATGGCTCCTCCAGCTGCTTCCCCCGcccaggaggaggaaatggaggaagaggaagaagatgaagaaggagaAACAGGAGATGCTGAGggtgagaaaggaggagaggaactTCTTCCCCAAGAGAGCACCCCTGTTGCAGCCCACCTGCCTCAGAATTTGGAGGCAGCAGCAGCCACCCAAG TGGCAGTGTCTGTGCCAAAGAGGAGACGGAAAATTAAGGAGCTCAATAAGAAGGAGGCTGTAGGAGACCTTCTAGATGCCTTCAAGGAG GTGAGCCCAGGAGTACCAGAGGTGGAAAATCAGCCTCCTGTAGGCACCAGCCCTGGTCTGGAGCCTGAGGGCAGCAGTGTGCCCCCCCGGCCTGAGGAAGCAGATGAGACCTGGGACTCAAAGGAAGACAAAATTCACAATGCTGAGAACATCCAGCCAGGGGAGCAGAAGTATGAGTATAAGTCAG ATCAGTGGAAGCCTCTAAACCTTGAGGAGAAAAAGCGTTATGACCGTGAGTTCCTGCTTGGCTTTCAGTTTATCTTTGCCAGTATGCAGAAGCCAGAGGGATTGCCCCATATCAGCGATGTGGTGTTGGATAAG GCCAATAAAACACCACTACGGCCACTGGACCCCGCTAGACTTCAAGGCATAAATTGCGGCCCAGACTTCACTCCTTCCTTTGCCAACCTTGGCCGACCAGCCCTTAGCAACCGTGGGCCCCCAAGGGGTGGGCCAGGTGGGGAGCTGCCCCGAGGGCCG CAGGCTGGTCTGGGACCCCGGCGCTCTCAGCAGGGCCCCCGAAAGGAACCACGCAAGATCATTGCCACGGTGTTAATGACTGAAGATATAAAGTTGAACAAAGCAGAGAAAGCCTGGAAACCCAGCAGCAAGCGGACAGCTGCTGATAAGGATCGAGGGGAAGAGGATGCTGATGGCAGCAAAACCCAG GACCTGTTCCGCAGGGTGCGCTCCATACTGAATAAGCTGACACCCCAGATGTTCCAGCAGCTGATGAAGCAGGTGACACAGCTGGCCATCGACACTGAGGAACGCCTCAAAGGGGTCATTGACCTCATCTTCGAGAAGGCCATTTCAGAGCCCAACTTCTCTGTGGCCTATGCCAACATGTGCCGCTGCCTCATGGCG CTGAAAGTGCCCACTACAGAAAAGCCAACAGTGACTGTGAACTTCCGAAAACTGTTGTTGAATCGATGTCAGAAGGagtttgagaaagacaaagatgatGATGAGGTTTTTgagaagaagcaaaaagaaatggatgaagcTGCTACG GCAGAAGAACGAGGACGCCTGAAGGAAGAGTTGGAAGAGGCTCGAGACATAGCCCGGCGGCGCTCTTTAGGGAATATCAAGTTTATTGGGGAATTGTTTAAGCTGAAGATGTTAACGGAGGCAATAATGCATGACTGTGTGGTTAAACTACTTAAGAACCATGATGAAGAGTCTCTTGAATGCCTTTGTCGTCTGCTCACTACCATTGGCAAAGATCTGGACTTTGAAAAAGCCAAG CCCCGGATGGATCAGTATTTCAACCAGATGGAAAAAATCATTAAGGAAAAGAAGACTTCATCCCGAATCCGCTTTATGCTGCAAGACGTGCTGGATCTGCGACGG AGCAATTGGGTGCCACGTCGTGGGGACCAGGGTCCCAAGACCATTGACCAGATCCACAAGGAGGCTGAGATGGAGGAGCACTGGGAACATGTAAAAGTGCAGCAGCTAATGGCCAAGGGCAGCGACAAGCGTCGGGGTGGCCCTCCAGGCCCACCTATTA GCCGAGGCCTCCCCCTTGTGGATGATGGTGGCTGGAACACAGTCCCCATCAGCAAGGGCAGCCGCCCTATCGACACCTCACGGCTCACCAAGATCACAAAG cCCGGCTCCATTGATTCTAACAACCAGCTCTTTGCACCTGGTGGGCGATTGAGCTGGGGCAAGGGCAGCAGTGGAGGCTCAGGAGCCAAGCCCTCTGATGCAG CATCAGAAGCTGCTCGTCCAGCTACTAGTACCTTGAACCGCTTCTCAGCCCTTCAACAAGCAGTACCTACAGAAAATACAGATAGCAGACGTGTGGTACAGAG GAGTAGCTTGAGCCGGGAAAGAGGTGAGAAAGCCGGGGACCGGGGAGACCGCCTAGAGCGGAGTGAACGGGGAAGTGAGCGTGGAGACCGGCTCGATCGCTCTCGGACACCTGCCACCAAGCGGAGCTTCAGCAAGGAAGTGGAAGAACGGAGTAGAGAGCGGCCCTCCCAGCCTGAGGGACTGCGCAAGGCAGCTAGCCTCACGGAGGATCGGGACCGTGGGCGGGATGCTG tgaAGCGAGAAGCCACCCTGCCCCCGGTGAGTCCCCCAAAGGCTGCACTCTCTGAGGAAGAGCtggaaaagaaatccaaagccATTATCGAAGAATATCTCCATCTCAATGACATGAAG GAGGCAGTGCAGTGCGTACAGGAGCTGgcctcaccctccctgctcttCATCTTTGTGCGGCATGGCATCGAGTCAACACTGGAGCGCAGCACTATCGCTCGTGAGCATATGGGGCGGCTGCTGCACCAGCTGCTCTTTGCCGGGCACCTCTCCACTGCTCAGTACTACCAAGG TTTGTATGAAATCCTAGAATTGGCTGAAGACATGGAAATTGACATCCCCCATGTGTGGCTCTACCTAGCAGAACTCATAACGCCCATTCTGCAGGAAGGTGGAGTACCTATGGGGGAACTGTTCAG GGAGATTACAAAACCTCTGAGACCCATGGGCAAAGCTGCTTCTCTGTTGCTGGAGATCCTGGGGCTTCTGTGTAAAAGCATG GGTCCCAAAAAGGTGGGGATGCTGTGGCGAGAAGCTGGACTCAGCTGGAAAGAATTTCTACCTGAAGGCCAGGACGTCAGTGCGTTTGTCGCTGAACAG AAGGTGGAGTATACCTTGGGCGAGGAGTCTGAAGCCCCCGGCCAGAGGATGCTGTCCTCTGAGGAGCTGAGCAAACAGTTGGAGAAGCTGCTGAAGGAGGGCAGCAGTAACCAACGGGTGTTTGACTGGATAGAG GCCAACCTGAGTGAGCAGCAGGTAGCATCCAACACACTAGTTCGGGCCCTCATGACAGCTGTCTGCTATTCTGCAATTATCT TTGAGACGCCCCTCCGAGTGGATGTCGCGGTGCTGAAAGCTCGAGCGAAACTGCTACAGAAATACTTATGTGATGAACAGAAGGAGTTGCAAGCGCTCTACGCCCTCCAGGCCCTTGTAGTGACCTTAGAACAGCCCGCCA ACCTGCTTCGGATGTTCTTTGATGCGCTGTATGACGAGGATGTGGTGAAAGAGGATGCCTTCTACAGCTGGGAGAGTAGCAAGGACCCCGCTGAGCAACAGGGCAAGGGCGTAGCCCTTAAATCTGTCACAGCCTTCTTCAAGTGGCTTCGTGAAGCGGAGGAGGAGGAGTCTGACCACAACTGA